A region of the Salvia splendens isolate huo1 chromosome 11, SspV2, whole genome shotgun sequence genome:
ATAGTTTCGATCATTACCATAAAAAGCATTCAAATCAATGTCTTTTTTCTCTGCTGTATAGTGTTTCTCCACTCATTTTTAGTTAAGTTCATGAACATGAATCATACTGtatgaaataaaacataaagtagtagtaattgatTTCCTAAGTCGATTGCCACTAGCTTAAGTCGATCACTAGCTTGATTTTCACCTAATTGACAAGATCGAAGTTTAAATGATCAAATAAGGTCATAAATTATCCAAGAAAATTTGGCGTATTTTACTggattgttttttatttgtttatatccATATTGTAGTAGTAGTATCATTTAAAGTATTTGACCCCTTAGTGAATATGACTATGTTAACAACTAGTATCATTTAAAGTAATACGACTATGTTAACAAGTAGTAgtaattgttgtgttttgccTATTGCCCGCAGGGgctagcgcagttggcaacggaaggacagatcttgctgcaatgttGTGTTTTGCCTATTAGTGTGTGTACAATCTTCTCAGTTCTTATATCGTGTATGATGCTGATCCAATCTTAGGCATTTGTATAATAAATAGGCTAAAAATcctttttaatttcaaattttctacTCTATGTCAACCGATGCAATATATGacacattaaaattttgaaaattgtcGTTGGTGCAATTTATGCTTTGGTTTAATTATTGTTTATCATAATGAGTTTTGTGTTACTTTATAAAATGTCTGTATTTacttttgaataattttttgttGCTAATTTTGTTATGAACTGTGCGCTTTTATACTGCTACTTtgtttttcattaattttgtttactcttgagcattttttatactctctccgttcataaaagatgtcacacttgcggaataacacgagattttaggatgttttgttttgttgttaagtggagagagaaattgtaatttttatattaatatgaaatattttttttaaaatgaaaattcaaCATCATTAGTGAGAAATTGAAAAGGAAAATGGGACGTAGTGAGCATTTAAAAATCTATTTAGAAAGGAGATCTATATATCTCCTTATGTAGTAGTGGAGTACTATTATTTCTTGGAATTGTTTTTTAAAGAAGTATTTTGAGGTCTACTTGGGTAGTACTATTGCACAAATAACAAAGTCAAAATTGGATAATATAATTGAGGTGGTGAAATATTAACGTGGATCTCCCAAGTACGCTAGTAGTGCTTTCATGAAGTGATGTATGAGACTAATTAAGGTTtcatttactaattaaattcaagCAATTATGTTTATAGGTGACACTAATCACAAATGATTAAGCATAATTTGTGGTAGGATATGATGGCATTATCTATGTTACATTTTTTCTTGTTTGTGCTGAGATGGATTATGGTTACGGATAAGATTTTCAAGTGAGATATTTAGGGGTACTAACTATGCTTGTCAAATAATAATGCCCCATTCATCATTATAATAATTTGGGAATACACATTGGTCATTTCTAGTATGGTTTCACTCAATTCATAATCACATTTAATTGCCTATATTGATAAAGCCAAATTTTGAGGTGTTTAGACTTTAgctttttttaatcatttcattTGACAACGAAAAATGGTCATAATTCATTTCGAGAAAAGACAAAGAAATAGATGTTGGAAGGCGATTGACAATTATTTAACCAACTTTTTAGAAAATGGATTTATGCATTATCCAAGATTTAAAGCTACATAAACTTTTCAAAGAATTTAGAGGGAATCTAGCTTTGAAATCATGATTAAGGGGGGTAGACGGTACATAAACTTTAGACTGTATGAATTGCAAAatgaacttttaatttttttttgaataatattcacgagCTTTATGAATTATCCATTGGGAGTTTGCCGACATGTAATTCCTATTTTTGCCATTTCATATTAGAAAATGTtgatagagaaaataaaattaagaatcGTTTAACCAAGCCATGCCATAATGGTTAAAAAGTAGTATCTGTTTGAATATTGAATCACCAGATTATTAAGAAACTAAAGTCAAATAAGTTAACGGAATAAAATCTGCTTATATAAAATAAGTTAATTGGATACTAAAATCGgcttattaaaaatatataataagatAGAATTGGCATAtaaaaaacttttcattttaagaaaatgagactatttataTATAGTGGAATGAAGTTAGTGGATGTGAAGCTGCTAAAGTAGGATTTGAGGAAGtagaatttaaaaattaattagcttttctaaaaatatacatatttagcCGTTTTAATTAAGATGATCATTTTCTTGATAACGAATTGTTAAGAGTAATAAagtgaaaaaaagttaaatattttaatataaataaaaatattattactactataatctAAATAGGGAAAGATGACATTTCaattggaataaattaaatatgaacATTTGAATGCAAGAGAGAGTATATCTTTTAAGTCAAAATCACCGTTTTTTTTATTACAAACAACGTTAATAAGATATTTCAAGCTTTTATTTAAGAGTTTCACCGAACAATTCGGTATAAGCTGTTTAAAACCCTTGTTTAGTAAAAGGGAATATCCTGAAATTATATTAATACAATATTACCATATAGTTTAGGACCACATCATTTACAAGGGAATGCAATAGATGTGAAATGCAATGTTTAGTAAAAGGGAATATCCTGAAATTATATTAATACAATAACCCTTGTTTGACTATGAGTTGTTAGTTGGCCCATTGGGCCCGACAGCAGCAAGACCATTAGTCCACTTAAGGCCTACATGAGCCCAAGTTTGGCGCATGTGCAGTGCGGTTCGGGTGACATGGCTCATACCTGAGGTGGCAGGGGCTAGCATCATGCACATACCCCGTTCTCTCAGCCTCATACCATAACATGTTCGGTACTTTTACTATGTATGCAACTTAGTTGATAAAACGTTTTCATTCAATAAATAGATTGCAGGTTTAACATTTCCGTGGTTAAAATGATCATTCTTTCATACTCTCTTTCTAATTATTCATGTCTCTTTCTTAATTACATTAGAAACTAAAAGAAGTAATGTAGATTATGGGAATTTTAGGGCCAcattatttataatgtggaaAGGAATGAGAGTTTTGACCTTAGTAGGCCCATTTGGCTCGACAAGACCATTAGTCAAATTAAGGCCTATACGAGCGGTCGAGCCCTATTATTATGCATGTGCGGACGACGTAGCTCATTTATGCTTGTGACGGTGGGCTTACACTTGCACCCTCTTGAGTTCTTTTAGCCTAGGGCACATAACATGCTCGACATTttcaataatgtaaaacacaactTAGTTGATAGACACACTTCTCATTCAATAATTAGATCCGAGTTTTGTACGTTTTCGTGCCTTCATGCCTGTGGTTAAAATTAAAAACTGTGGCCTGCACTGTAATCAACCTTAACACTTCAAAAAATTAGAAGATTGTGAATTTGATTATTTGTATTCCACTAAATTATATGTGATGTAAATAGGGAAATAAATTATGTATATTGGGCTGATAAAATATACAATGCCCAGGTTGGCCCACAAATCCATTTTATTCCCCAGCTCGGCCCAGATTTAATTAGAGAGAGTGGATTGATTTCAGCTATTGATCGACTCCGTAGAACGAACCCTAATCAGTGGATCTAATCTAATCCGATTGCAGATTTTTGAGGTACATTTTCCTTCATCGATTGAAGTTTTACCAGTTAATTGTATTGTTTTTTGCacattttttcaatattttccttTAATTTGAAGCGAGTGCGATGGCAACTTCTAAAAGCGCATCAGCGGCGATTCGCCTTAGCAGATCGGCGGCGTCAGCCTTCCGAGCGTCCAGCGCCGGCCGACAGGTTCCCCACACTCCATCTTCCGCCGGCCAATTGACCCGCTCAGATCTCGCTTCTGCTATTGGGCGACCCCGTGCCCTAATGTTCCCCAGTGGCAGCAACATCTCTTCTTCTACTCTGTTCTCTGCCTCATGCCTCAACCGCGTAGCATCCCGCCCCTACTCTTCTTCTGCTCAGGTGCGTATGGTTTCGTTTTCTAATACTCGGAAATGCATCATCAATTCGTCagaatttcaattttttgaaaTGGTAGGGCTCAGCTGCTAATTTTGCTGTAAACGTTGGTTGAGTAATTGTGAGTTCACTGGAGATGCCATTCCGAATTCGTATGAACTCTTCTTGCGTTTTTTATGTGTTTGGGCAGTTTGTTTCCGTTAATTATCTGGAAAATTTGTGTGATCTTATATGGAAATATATTTCCTGTCTTACAAATCTAATGTATTAGTTTTCGGGTTTGAATTTGCTATGGATTAGTAGGTCGAGTTTAATGAGGTGACACAATGTAGATCTATATCTATTGGGTAATTGTCAACTAGGTTATTGAAATCAATATCTGTTTCTGCTTTTCTGGCTGAAGATAAATTGTTTGTGATGCATATACAGTGAAGATAAATTTTTGTAAAAGAGTAATTCGGAATTTTCATAATGTCGAACAGCGACAGGAACCATAGGCTTTAGTGGGCTATAGGTATTTTATCCTCATTGCTAGCATTTTTCCAATCCCACCTTTCAATGGAATACGAGTCAAGCAAACATTAGCTTAAATGATAAGAAATGATCAATAGCCTTGGAATATCTCAAACTTCTAATCCATCTTAgtaaataggagtattaaattagcCTATATACTATCTGTATTAATCTAGGCTGGTCTCAAAAGTAACTTCGCCCCTAATGTTCTTAGATGCAAAAGTTCTTAATTGTTTTCTCTTTTCTGTGCAATCCCACAATTCCATGTAAACTGCACATCCGTATCCTTCAGTCAGTCTTGTCTTATACCTTTTGACTCCACTTGAGCATATGCTTCTTTCTCCATGCTTTGTTATTGACTGAATTAAGATACACGTTAATATCAATGTGTCATGAATGAGATCCCTTGCGACAATGATCATTTTTGGCCTAAGGATCTACTTGTCCTCGATCGTCATAGTTCTCATGAAATTCCTTTGAAATTATGTTGCACTCGTGTtgctgaaaatatattttttgctAACACTTATTTTTTGTTTCCAACTCATTAAGCATTAAGCAGGCCTGCTGCATTCcgttttctgtattttttttgaCTTTATATGTAGTTCATGGTAACTGTTGTAATAGAAAATGTTGGTTATTTCCAGATCCCAGGAACTAGAGCTATTCGGTCTGTACTCTGGCATATAAATGACGGCATGGAAGAGGTTCTGGCAGATTATGTTCACCATGAAATGACTCGAACTTGGATCTCGATCTGTTTGAGACTGTTCGTTATAATCATGACTAAGGACGTTGTCGTTGCTGTTGCTGATCTCTAAAAGTGGAGCTGTCTACATGGAAATGTGCTAACAATATTGGCACAATATTCCCGTCTTTAGCAAGAAAGGAAATGAATAAAGTGAACCTGTGCTCTGCTGAAGACCGATCTTTGTCTGAAAATGTATGAATTATTATTAAGATGCAGATTAGCTACTGCTAGGAAATAAAGATGATCGTACATTGCTGCATTTGGTTTACAACACTCCTCAAGTTTGGTTGGGAAATTTTATTGAGATTGGCTTGTCTACCGAGCTTCTTAAAATCGGCAAGAAAGGGGACTAGTTCCCTGTTTTAAGAACTATCATTAATGATTGATAAAAACATTTATACTAATATTGTAGGGATTTTTATGTCTACAAGGGCACAATAattttaaagaataaatattgataaaaacatttcatagGATGAACAATGTTCGAACATATGACCATACATATTGATCTACTGTGAAATGCCCTACTAATCTAACAACAAAAACTATTATCAAATGCCCAACTGATCTGACATGCAAGACAGACACCCCCATATGATGTGTAGACAACTCTTAATCTCAATCTTAAGCTCAACACGCAAATTCGAAGCCTCTATAGGACACAAACAAAGCATGGTGAATTCTCCAAACTGCCATCCATGAGATGACAAAGAAGCATATAGTCATGCAGTTGCAGGTTCCTACTTCAACTACTCGGAATCCGATGCGTACGAAGCAGCACCATGGCGGACATTTCTGGTTGGAGCTTTCAATTTGGACAGCTTCCCTAATGATTCACCCTCGAAAATAATGACCTCTGCTTTTGATATCCTCTCTTCTAGTTCCTCTGTGCTGAAGTCATCCCTCCCACCGAGCTCATCGAAGCCCACCTAATTCCCGTTGCAGGATAATCATGTCGTTAAGAAAGATATTATGACAAAGCTTGAGCTTAGGATGATTAGCGCTCACATATGACTTACCACATAGTCCTCCACTTTAGCGTTCTTAACAAGAGCTAGGGTTGGAAGAACAACTATCCGGAGCTTCTCACTCAGATATTGACTCTTCTCAGCATTGAGTTTTATAAATCGTGTTTCAACATGTTGTTTTGCCAGTATAGCCAAATGCTTGTCCATAACCTGCAAAAAAAAGCTATATTCAGTTGTGTGCACAAAATGACTCTTCAAACCCGCAAGGCATGTCATGCCACCTTTGTTTTTAGGTGACATTGTTAAATGAGATTCATGCTCAGAACTGAGAATCTGCCGactaaagaaaaaaatgattgggatgaggCAAAAAATAATCAAGCTGTATAAATTGCCAAATCATTGGAGTTAGTGATAATAAGTACATGTATGATCTATGTACTGtatttctcatttcaaacaccAGCAAAATCATATATGGCAGACACAGAAACCAACAAATAGAAGCATATACACCATTAATAGCTAATGAGAACCGGCAGAAAGGAAGCAGGGAAAGCTGAAATTCTATCTTGTACACTGCATCTAATTCAATTCAGGAAGGAATGAGGTGCAAACATGGACTTGGAACACTCATCATCTAATTTAATATCGGAGGAGAGAAAAGGGTTGTTTCACATATAACAGTAGTACAGTACCAACTTACTCTAACGAAATTCAAGGGTTCCTTCAGTAATATGGCGGAACTATTAGCCATTAGGCTATGCTTCCCATGGAAACCTGAGTTATTTATCGGCCCTTAATTCATCCTCTGATCCCATCCCATGCCAAACTATGAACCTAATAAAACCAAAAAAGTATCCTTGGTGGAACATATATGTTCTTAAACTCCAAAACTTCCTCCAAGAGGATGCTGATTAGATTCGACTTGTTTTCCCCATTCAACAGTGGAGGATGTGCACTTAAATATAGGTTTTTGGAGATTTTGAAGCAAATCAGATGCTCTCAGAGTCAGAGTCAAAACCCTCCCAACAAAATCTAACACTCTTCACACACATGATAAAACCAGAATTTTAGTAGGAAAATCAAAGCTGAAAGACAACCAAAGCACAATCACCACAAGTCCACAATGAAGCAAACAGATCCAGAAATTATATAAGACAGTAAGTGTGTAATTAAGATCATAAAAAACCTCGATTCCTCATTTGCTCTACTGGTATTTActgcaaaataaataaaggaaCTTTAATTGGCAGTATACGATCTAGAACTGTATCCTCTTAAAGCATAGGCATAAACTTCATCAAGATACTATCTATCCAAAAGTTCCCACACAAAAAAAGTGTAACACAAAAATCTAGAACAAGCCAACTCATTTGCAAATGGTATATTGCAGCTTCTTCATATTCTCTCCAATGCCACTCCACACAAATTGAATTACACCAAATTTCAGCACTTGAAAACATAAATCCTTTCAAACAATTTTATAAGCAACAAATAGCACGACTTTGGTGACCAACACACTaaccaaaaaacaaaaataccACATCACTGTGTGCAGTAAAAAGAGCGAGAAATTAAAGTATACCTTGCAAGGCCAATTTTCGCGATAAAAGTGACAGACGACGCGTTCACTAGCCTTGACAATAGAGAAAAACTCCTTCTCGTTGTGGATCTCAGTGTACTCGCCATGGCTGAGTTTGATCCAACGGCTCCTCTTCTCCGCCATTTTCTTCATCTGCTGCAGCCTCCGCTCCCTCAAGGCCTCAATATCGTCAGGATCCAACCGATCCAACGCTGAGATCTGGTCATCAATCTGTTCCTCCACTGCCTTCGCCACCGACAGGACTTGCTGCTCCAATATCTGCAAAATTAAGTTTCAAAAACAGAAACCGATTCAGAGACTTCGGAGACCTAACATCataacaatcaacaattgaTCCGTGCATACCTCTTGAACTATTGAGTTATCCATGGTCGAATGCTTGGATCGAGCGGAATTCGAAGAATTGATTATTTGGGATGTCTTtcgaaaaatgaaatttgaaaatttattcACCTAGATTCCATAAATTGGGCACTGATGTTGGGCCTAAATATGGTTTAGCCCAGATTGATTTGATGGGCCTAATtggataatttttattttattactagagttatttgataaatttatttttatatttttaacttaataaatttaattaatatgggTTTCAGAGTTTGGACTATTGGCTTAATCTAACCAAATCAAATCCCTATCTCTAAGATACAATTAATATTTATGCGGGTACTAATAATTAGTACTACTCCTTTAATCCGTGTTAAATGAGACACTTCTTTTATACACAAGAATTAAGGAAAGGATGTTTGATaaattaagttaaaaaaaatggataagTGAAGGCCTAGTAAAGTATAGgagaataatgtaaaagagattaaaaataattgatttttgaGACAGCAGTCAGCTACCCGCCTTGCAGTTGTTGCTGCAGTAGTTTGCATCTCCATCTACGTACATACACCAAATTCAAACATCAAACAAAATCAATTTCAATTATCCACCTCAAAAATCAATTTAGTTTTAGTATTACTCACATGAATCAATTTACAAGGCACACCACCATCATCAGAGTCTTCATTTCTGATTTGGTTTATAGTTGGGGGGatgtattttaatttgattGTGGAAGAGGAGGTGATGATTATTGATGGGGAAGGAAATGGAACACTCTAGTTTTAGTTTATAGTTGGAGTGAATTAGTAGTTTTTCTAAAATGCAGTATGTTGGATTAGGGATAGAAATAGCAGAGTATTAATTTGGACAGCTGGAGTTGTACACGCAGTTTCTGAAAACGTGACACGGTGCTGTGCTATCTTTATCGCTCTCTACTTACTCTTATGGGAATGCCAGATATAGCATGCATGCATCATATTCAcctaattaaacaaaatagggACTACTAATTATAAAATGAATATTGATCTCTAAAACCATGAATTTTGGTATTTTCCACAAACCTTGAAATTGGTCccaaaaatcacaaactttacattttgtttgttatttcccatgaCATGTCAATCACCATAACCAACCAACTTCCGTGCATATTTTATCGTACTTGGCACTACTATTTCAACGTGATTTTCTACGTAGCATTTTATCCTATTTGTcacaaacttaaaaaaataatctaaaatatcataaacatttTACAGTTGTCCACATATAATaccttttttttccaaaaatgtcTTATTTGGGCTGccatgggaaataacaaacaaaatgtaaattttgtgattttttagaccaatttcaaagttagtaggaaataccaaaattgaccaaagttcatgattttagggATAATATCTCATTATAAAAAATGTTATAGTACGGCTCCAAACATATGGTGCTAAATAGCTTCGAAATTCTACAGAATTACATATAATCAGTTTTAAGGCTCTAAACATCTTACTAAGATCTTTGTGATAAAAACATATGGTTTTGTATCGTTGATCATTTACAAGCAAATCATCAGTTACATTTGCTGATGTAATATGCTACCCCCTTCATCCATGAAATATTGTTTAATTTTGACTCGAcgtagattttaaaaaatgtgaataaaaatgagttgaaaaaattaatggaacgAGGGtcacacatttatatattagttttataatagaatatgagtagattttaaaaaatgtgaataaaaatgagttgaaaaaattaatggaacgAGGGtcacacatttatatattagttttataatagaatatgagtgtaAAGAGTTAATGAAAAATGAGGTCTATTTACCAAAAAGAAGTAGACAATTTTTGACGGACGGATCAAATGACAAAACTAGACAACATTTCAATGGTGGGAGTAACAattaagagtgatgctaaatggccataatgtggccggccataaagagttaatttagtccatttacatgtataaaaaaattagaattaccgatataaacttatatgtgtgtgaatggatttgtaagttgatacttatctttgaattctattacgtaaaacacattaatatcacgaattagtgtatacgttgagcaacaatcaagaaatgacagtagtaataagttgagcaaaaactacgaaagagcaacactaacatgttgagcaacatataatgaagatgatataaaagtaaaatcaagtagtattaaaccaaaaatttgaaaaaaaatcaattttttttgttatttaattaatttatggctggccataatttGGCAGCATAGCATTATATTCAACAATTAAGTACTCGTTGTAAACTATTGATGCACGGTGCACCCATGTTTTTCAGTGGATTGCCAAAACCAAAGGTATAGATTCCCAAGATAATAATGTGACTGTGAGGCTCAATTATTTAAATGAAAAGCATTGGATGGTGGAAAAGGcatatgtaaaataaaatgtagAATCTATAATAATCATATGGGATGGCCTATTTGTAAATATGAGTAGTTTATCTCAAATAAATCTCATGTACAAATGCCACATACAACTTAGGTCAAAGAATGACATGATTCAATCACTTTGAAACAACCTAAACTACAGCTGAGGCTAAATGTCATATGTTTAAATCTCACTCACCTGGTTTTCCAAGTAATGTTTATCAATCCTACATAATTCGCAGGCTATTGCACACGAACGTGAGTTTATCACGAGCACAGCTACAGGTTTATGAACTAAAATAACATGCATATCTTGCAAGTTTCAATCAGGTCCACCGCGATCGAGCATGTCGACCAATGTCATCCTTCTGGGGAACCTTGGTGGCAACCTCAAAACCATGGGATCCTCCATTGCAATAGG
Encoded here:
- the LOC121753633 gene encoding succinate dehydrogenase subunit 4, mitochondrial-like, with amino-acid sequence MATSKSASAAIRLSRSAASAFRASSAGRQVPHTPSSAGQLTRSDLASAIGRPRALMFPSGSNISSSTLFSASCLNRVASRPYSSSAQIPGTRAIRSVLWHINDGMEEVLADYVHHEMTRTWISICLRLFVIIMTKDVVVAVADL
- the LOC121753632 gene encoding thioredoxin domain-containing protein 9 homolog; translation: MDNSIVQEILEQQVLSVAKAVEEQIDDQISALDRLDPDDIEALRERRLQQMKKMAEKRSRWIKLSHGEYTEIHNEKEFFSIVKASERVVCHFYRENWPCKVMDKHLAILAKQHVETRFIKLNAEKSQYLSEKLRIVVLPTLALVKNAKVEDYVVGFDELGGRDDFSTEELEERISKAEVIIFEGESLGKLSKLKAPTRNVRHGAASYASDSE